One window of Aspergillus oryzae RIB40 DNA, chromosome 3 genomic DNA carries:
- a CDS encoding 3-deoxy-7-phosphoheptulonate synthase class II (3-deoxy-D-arabino-heptulosonate 7-phosphate (DAHP) synthase): MESDMPSWILTADSPLAWASKPIKQDVPYSDTKGVQAALDKLQKLPPLVTTQEITNLKKNLENVALGKAFVLQGGDCAELFDYCNQDMIEAKVKLLLQMSLVLIWGANKPVVRIARIAGQFAKPRSSPMEVVNGVEMPSFRGDNINGFEATLESRTPDPSRLVSAYFHSAATLNYMRASLTSGLADLHSPLDWGLGHVITPTIKEKYERIVNRVKDALRFMQTVGIDTDRGVETVDIYTSHEGLLLEYEQSLTRLLKNPATETTHPAQAPGATTAPAPPQSYFATSAHFLWIGDRTRQLDGAHIEFFRGIANPIGIKIGPSMTPDELVRILDVVNPTREIGKVTLISRYGAQKIAQHLPGHIAAVQASGHLPVWQCDPMHGNTQSTPSGVKTRHFTDILSELRQALEIHKAAGSFLGGMHLELTGEAVTECVGGAGGLTEENLSERYTTFCDPRLNEKQALELAFLVAGFYREMDEETNSI, translated from the exons CCGTCCTGGATACTGACAGCGGACTCCCCACTAGCCTGGGCTTCGAAACCCATCAAACAGGATGTCCCTTACAGTGACACCAAAGGTGTTCAAGCGGCTTTGGACAAGTTACAGAAATTGCCTCCTTTGGTCACCACACAAGAG ATCACCAActtgaagaagaacttgGAAAATGTAGCACTAGGAAAGGCCTTCGTACTCCAAGGAG GAGATTGTGCGGAGCTGTTTGACTACTGTAATCAAGACATGATCGAGGCTAAAGTTAAGCTGCTTTTGCAAATGAGCTTAGTCCTGATTTGGG GTGCCAATAAGCCAGTCGTCCGTATTGCGCGGATAGCAGGGCAGTTTGCCAA GCCGCGGTCGAGTCCCATGGAAGTTGTTAATGGTGTTGAGATGCCCTCATTCCGTGGAGACAATATCAATGGATTTGAGGCCACCCTGGAATCCCGCACTCCAGACCCATCGCGGCTGGTCTCTGCATACTTCCATTCTGCCGCCACGCTCAACTACATGCGCGCATCATTAACCTCTGGTCTGGCTGATCTCCACTCCCCACTGGACTGGGGACTCGGTCATGTCATCACACCGACCATCAAGGAGAAATACGAGCGCATCGTCAACAGGGTCAAGGACGCCCTGCGGTTCATGCAGACCGTGGGGATCGACACTGACCGTGGTGTAGAAACCGTCGATATCTACACAAGTCACGAGGGTCTTCTACTTGAATACGAGCAGAGTCTAACCCGCCTTCTTAAAAATCCAGCCACTGAGACTACCCACCCTGCACAAGCCCCGGGGGCAACAACAGCCCCTGCACCCCCGCAAAGCTACTTTGCTACATCCGCCCACTTCCTCTGGATCGGAGATCGCACCCGTCAACTCGACGGCGCACATATCGAGTTCTTCCGCGGCATCGCTAACCCTATCGGCATCAAGATTGGCCCCAGCATGACCCCGGACGAGCTCGTGCGCATCCTTGACGTCGTGAACCCCACTCGCGAGATCGGCAAAGTTACACTTATCTCCCGCTATGGTGCACAGAAGATCGCCCAGCATCTTCCCGGCCACATCGCCGCCGTTCAGGCCTCCGGCCACCTGCCCGTCTGGCAATGCGATCCCATGCACGGCAACACCCAGTCCACGCCCTCCGGCGTCAAGACTCGTCATTTCACCGACATTCTCTCTGAGCTGCGTCAAGCTTTGGAAATCCACAAGGCGGCTGGCTCGTTCCTTGGCGGCATGCATCTTGAGCTGACCGGCGAGGCAGTCACGGAGTGCGTTGGTGGTGCCGGCGGTTTGACCGAGGAGAACTTGAGTGAGCGGTACACGACGTTCTGTGACCCCCGGTTGAACGAGAAGCAGGCATTGGAGTTGGCGTTCTTAGTGGCTGGATTTTACCGCGAGATGGACGAAGAGACGAATTCGATCTAA
- a CDS encoding uncharacterized protein (predicted protein), translated as MPPRYPQLPQNLTTTTLTQALTAYLLPSTQTQPNLLNDLSTCLPTYPPKTTVQFYLTHRLTSLALNCLLYPFERYTSFLEDRDFDLSLLSDVRDIFGLGRYGDKDGKRLRGFYPVCWTRGWVNDKCDGGYLVEVLLAGIRGGGVDCFLREGVGWRVRVLGRVAVHDCESEGDKKEGSKDVDEGEMETDCQVEDQSGEAVKEGDKGGEEGEGGRKKEKKKVHWVSIEMNIGDFEHLMSQALLNLLNNVAQDAVGSELDRDVRGLIDSAMEWFVGFD; from the coding sequence ATGCCACCAAGATATCCGCAACTCCCTCAAAACCtcacaaccacaaccctGACCCAAGCCCTAACAGCCTACCTCCTCCCctcaacccaaacccaacccaacctcCTCAACGACCTCTCAACCTGCCTCCCAACCTAcccccccaaaaccaccgTCCAGTTCTACCTCACCCACCGCCTAACCAGCCTCGCTCTGAACTGTCTCCTCTATCCTTTCGAACGATATACATCTTTCCTTGAGGACCGGGACTTCGATTTGAGTCTTCTGAGCGATGTAAGGGATATCTTTGGGTTGGGGAGGTATGGGGATAAGGACGggaagaggttgaggggGTTTTATCCTGTGTGTTGGACTCGGGGCTGGGTTAATGACAAGTGTGATGGGGGGTATCTTGTTGAAGTGTTACTTGCGGGGATTAGGGGGGGTGGGGTGGATTGTTTTTTGAGGGAGGGGGTTGGGTGGAGGGTTAGggttttggggagggttgCAGTTCATGATTGTGAGAGTGAGGGAGATAAGAAGGAAGGTAGtaaggatgtggatgagggaGAGATGGAGACTGACTGTCAAGTTGAAGACCAGAGTGGCGAAGCAGTTAAAGAGGGGGACAAGGGGGGTGAGGAAGGTGAGGgtgggagaaagaaagagaaaaagaaggttcACTGGGTGTCAATTGAGATGAATATCGGTGATTTCGAGCATCTGATGTCACAGGCTTTGCTCAATTTACTGAACAATGTTGCCCAGGACGCTGTGGGTTCTGAGTTAGATCGGGATGTGCGTGGGCTCATTGACAGTGCTATGGAGTGGTTTGTGGGGTTTGATTGA
- a CDS encoding uncharacterized protein (predicted protein) has protein sequence MSVVGSLGVYDEAVLPGVSNATSVASSSSNSTDALITRNFRSLSTIICISEAPEGSSVKTSSSPSSILSRLANSTGSCSSSFCESSSDLVVISSSTSGATEILSSAVALIVILLRDLKTNCVFIRDLWHIGFEAFLKVRPMSAPSLSAVLSRSMSTASRGSSRPSLICSISPSCSLAVSPRFIPKSSTASTFNNCGVYETSLDSSINSGSASGSGVSASCLPARASVTSSSSGISKELSATLGEGISNSFGRLESDSTCSVIRDLEKSRELLNGEATFFAGLWRKLRFKGVDDSCKDGCDKNEAPKSPFLGDDLSGEFCPGVKFGWERGFRSSKPRLPRLGVSKFAFLGDDFSGELSVGVKLG, from the exons ATGTCCGTCGTGGGGTCCCTCGGGGTGTACGACGAGGC TGTTCTACCAGGAGTATCAAATGCGACAAGCGtagcctcttcctcatcgaactC GACCGACGCTTTGATCACCCGCAACTTCCGGAGTCTCAGCACGATCATCT GCATTTCAGAGGCGCCGGAAGGATCTTCAGTGAAGACGTCTTCAAGCCCCTCGAGCATACTTTCGCGACTTGCGAACTCTACTGGTTCCTGCAGCTCGTCGTTCTGTGAATCATCCTCAGATTT GGtggtgatatcttcctccacaTCCGGCGCCACCGAAATTCTATCCTCGGCAGTAGC GCTCATAGTCATCCTGCTCCGCGACCTCAAGACAAATTGTGTATTCATCAGGGATCTCTGGCACATAGGCTTCGAGGCGTTCCTCAAAGTC AGGCCCATGTCGGCCCCATCGCTCTCAGCGGTGCTCTCACGATCCATGTCAACAGCATCCAGAGGCTCTTCTAGGCCGTCGTTGATATGCTCCATATCTCCTTCGTGCTCACTTGCGGTCTCTCCGCGGTTCATACCAAAATCTTCGACAGCATCTAC CTTCAACA ACTGCGGTGTATATGAAACGTCGTTGGATTCCTCAATAAATTCAGGCTCGGCTTCAGGTTCTGGAGTCTCAGCATCGTGTCTGCCCGCCAGGGCCTCCGTGACGAGCTCATCATCCGGCATTTCCAAG GAACTTTCAGCAACCTTAGGGGAAGGGATCTCCAACTCATTCGGCCGGTTGGAATCAGACTCCACATGCTCAGTCATTAGGGATCTCGAGAAAAGTAGAGAGCTTTTAAACGGAGAGGCAACCTTCTTCGCAGGACTCTGGAGGAAGCTGCGTTTCAAAGGTGTTGACGATTCCTGTAAGGACGGCTGTGACAAAAACGAGGCTCCAAAAAGTCCCTTCTTAGGTGACGACTTAAGCGGGGAGTTCTGCCCAGGTGTGAAGTTCGGCTGGGAAAGAGGCTTCAGATCATCGAAACCGAGATTACCACGTCTCGGTGTCTCCAAGTTTGCCTTCCTTGGCGACGACTTTAGTGGCGAGTTGTCTGTGGGTGTAAAGTTAGGCTGA